The DNA sequence TCCCCGAAGACTTGCTGACGCCGACTAGGCACCGTCAACATTTTCCGATACGGAGCTGGCCCCAACGGAATCATGAGGACTCTGGGCCAGTATATGCTCGGATCCGGTGCCACCTTTGGGTAtgtcagcctcttcctctgcatCCCACTCAATGCTCACCAGGTCTCgcagcttcttcatgtcTATCGGTAGCGTCATCCGATCCGATGCCGACCCCAAACTGCACGAAATGTACATGCGAGCGCAGCGACGACCCATAGTGAATATGGCCAACCCCGCTTGGAGGAAATCATGAGAGCGGCCAAGATGATCTGAGACGAGAGCAATACCCAGTCAACTTCGACAACCACCCTGTACAGTCTGGCCTTTGATGGCCGCATTCTGTAATATACATATCAAGTCTTCCAAGTTGGTTCTATCGTGCTGCAGTTGGGCCATGCCGTCGGGCTCTTGGGCGAAACAAAACAAACCACTCAGCGAGGGGTGGTGTCTCATGCGAGGCCCTTTTGTCGGCTTGCTATACCTTGCAGACCGCTGCTTTCTGGGATCAAGTGGTCCAAGATGGCAAAACAAGACAGCAGCTGAAGATATTACATGATTTACACAGCTAGATAGGCGGCAGGACAGCTGTGGCGCTCAAGTTGAGCCGTCAATCGACCATGTTGCATTTACGGTCAGGATCGACGCCATGACACCCGTGACCCGGCATGCCGACCTACCCCTCGGCCGTGGATACGAGGTCTCGAGCGTTGGTGGTGCAGCGCGAGATTGCCGGGCTGGGAGCCGCTGGCCGCTTAAGGTTTCCGCATGCTCAGCCCGTCGGCCATGCGATCTTGAACATGGCGTTTAGTGGCTTATTTCCTCATGGGTTTCCTGCAGAAAAACAATCCTTTCCGGCTTACTTGCTAAATGGCTCTTACACCATCCCTTTGCGATTGGCTCTGCTGTGGTCAACTACCTGAGATGAGTCGACGCGACGTTGCACAACCTTATGCATATTGGACCGCGTCGCTGAGCTGGGAGTCCTGTTCCTGAGGGATCATTCTCTCGTCAGGTGGCACGAACTTTTCATGCTTTGGTTTGATGAGGATAATATCATGTCCTAGCGGCGCTGACACGCTGACTCTGACTCGGCCATGCGATTGGGGGCTGGCTTACAGATGTCTACACGATCAAGCCCAGATCCGGCCTTTGGCAATTGACGCCTCAAGCTTTCTTCAGCCTTGAATAGGTATCACCGGCTTACAATGCAGTTGGACTACCGCGACCTCGCCACACGGGCGACATGCAGCGGCACCTCAATGCATCCCAGTCATCCCCAGGCATGGCTGATCTTGACCCCCAGGTTGAAAGATCGAACATCCCGCGCGATACCAGCTGACTCCACTGCTCTCCAGAGACGGCATGCCGTCAGACCCCACTGGCGGTGTTGAGATTGCCTCCTACCTGAATCTTGTACGGTCCAGACAGCTCTAAGATGCGTGATGAGCTGGCGCTAGCTTATCGTGCTTCCTCTCGACGTCACAGTGAGCGACCTTTACCACCAACAGGTCCGTGTTGTTTTTGGGGTTGCTAACAAGCTGAACCCCATTGGACCCGGTTGTTTCTTTACTTGGAGATAGAAACGGTTGGCCTGAAACACCTGGCTTGCCGTGCCGTCCGACGACTCAGCTGCTCTGATTAAACTCTCCCCAACCAAGGACATCCTGGAAGAGGATCATCAACCGTTGGTTGAATATCGGGTCCTGAGATGCGTGTCTTAGTTGTAGATCTCGTGTCTATTTCCGCATGCCCAAGACTCAGCAGCCTAGAGTTGCCGATATCATCACGCCCACATCCCGGGAACAAGCACACCATCCTCATGGCGCCATGAGAGTTTACCCAACAACACCTGATAGGATAATCTGCTTGATTCTCATCTTATTGGTGTGCTGACTATCACCGTGCAGCTTCACCTGATGCATGATGGGCCTCGCCATGTGgctccacctccaccaccattATTCGCATCTTCAACGCCTTCATGTGTACAGGTCCAATTTTGGAGATTCTGACGGGCCGTGCTCAGGATGACTTCTCTCAGCCAAAGGCGACTGTGTCCTGATTACAGCCTTACCGAGGAGGAGTGCAACCAAGCCACGGCTCTTCGGCACATGCAAAGCTCCAAGACGGGAGAAGTCCTTCCTCGTGGCTTTCCCGTCCAGGTTCGCCAGCAGCGGCACGTATCAAGCGAGACGTATATAGATAGAGGCTTTCCTCCGCTGAGAGAGTGATCTGATTCAACCCAGACTCGCAGACTGCCTCTTAACTCTCTCTCAAGATGGCTAACAGCGGCGGAGGGACTTACAATCCGAAAGGCCTTGGTAAACTGAGCCAGAAAAAGACCAATGGGTACATCCTACCTTCTCTGAAGCTTCTATGAGTAGATTGACTGATCTACATACAGCAAATCTCTGCTTGGCACCCTGCTTGCACCACTGCTGCCGTTGTTCCTCACTAACAACCCTACCCCCAATGGCTATCCATGGAGCACCATGACCCCTTACACCAACTACTACGACCAACACCCAAACACAGGTGTAATTCGGAGGTATGACTTTACCATCAGCCGGGGTACACTCGCTCCGGATGGATACGAGCTTCCCGTTATTCTCGTCAACGGACAGTTTCCCGGGCCCACCATCGAGGCCAACTGGGGCGACACAATTCAGGTGACAGTGAACAACGACATTGAAGACGAGGGTGTTGCCTTGCATTGGCATGGCATccagcagaagaagacgccCTGGGAAGATGGCGTCCCCGGTATATCGCAATGCCCTATCCCACCTGGAAAGAGTTTCACCTATCAATTCGTGGCTGACTTGTACGGCACCACATGGTATCACTCTCACTACTCTGCCCAATACTCTGCTGGTCTCTTTGGTCCCCTGATCATCCATGGTCCCCGTCAAAAGAAGGACTACGATATTGATATCGGTCCTGTACTCTTGAGCGATTGGTACCACAAGGAGTACTTTGACCTTGTGGAGGAGACCATGCAGCCCAACAGCCCAGGCCCCGTTTTCTCAGACAGCAACCTCATCAACGGCAAGATGAACTTTAACTGCTCCAacgtggaggagggagacaCGACGCCATGCAACAACAACGCTGGCATCTCCAAGTTCCGCTTCAAGCGTGGCAAGACGCATCGCCTGCGCCTCATCAACGCGGGGGGCGAGGGCCTCCAGCGCTTCTCCATCGACGAGCACACCCTGACGGTCATTGCCAATGACTTTGTGCCGGTGCAGCCCTACGACACAAAGGTGGTGACACTCGGCATCGGGCAGCGCACAGATGTGcttgtcaaggccgacggTGATCTAGACGCCTACTGGATGCGCTCCAACATCTCGACAAGGTGTAGCCTGTCGCGCGCCCCGGACGCCGTGGCAGCCATCTACTACGACGGcgccgacaaggacaagccccCCAAGTCGCAGCCGTGGGACATCCCGGACCCGGGGACGTGCGCCAACGACGATATTGCGCTCACAAAGCCTGTCATGCAGCTGCCACTGCCAAAGGCCGACCTGactcttgatcttgacgttGAGCTGCATCTCAATGCGAGCAATGTCACGCTATGGAGGTTTGGAGGCGTCGATTTTAGGGCCAACTACAACAGCCCtacgctgctgctgagcaagTTGGGTAACCACTCGTTCGAGGAGCAGTGGAACGTGAGGAACCTGGGGGACGCCAAGAGTGTGAGGGTCAATGTTATCAACAAGACGCCTGTCGCGTGAGTATTGTTGAGTTGCTCTACTATGGACTATGGCTAATGCTGTTTCTACCCAGACACCCGATACACCTGCACGGCTTCAACATGTATGTCCTACATGAAGGCCCAGGCACTTGGGAcggcaccatcatcaacaagcaCAATCCCCTACGGCGTGACGTTGTCCAATTACAAGGCAACGGACATTTAGTGATACAATTTGACGCAGCAAAGAATCCAGGTTCGTGCCACTCCACAGACTCTATCACGTCTTGCTCACACACATCCCAGGCGTATGGCCCTTCCACTGTCACATAGCCTGGCACGTCTCTGCAGGCTTCCTCGTGCAGTTCCTCACAAACCCggacaaggtcgagaagctgcgGATCCCTAACGTGGTGGCTGAGACGTGCCGGCAGTGGGGAACGTGGACGCAATCGAATATCCCTGCGCAGATCGATAGCGGGCTGTAAGGGTTTTCTTGTTGTGtatttctcttcttcttttccttttctcgTACTTCTGTTACCATTCGTACGACGATTTGGATATTATTTTGATCTTCTATAGCCCCTAGTGGTGCAATTTCATTATACTTATACTTGTTGACATCATATCGCCAATGTCTCTCTCCGGTAATTGACGTGAcaatcttgaccttgaatTCGGCCTGACTATTCTATCTACAAAGTTGGGGTACCTAGTTAAACCATTCCATCTATGTGACATTTCCCATCGCCTTTCGTGACCAACAAAGAAAACTCATCCAGTCGTCTATCATCTACGTATGATGACAGTGTATCATTGCTTTTCC is a window from the Fusarium keratoplasticum isolate Fu6.1 chromosome 5, whole genome shotgun sequence genome containing:
- a CDS encoding Laccase; the protein is MANSGGGTYNPKGLGKLSQKKTNGKSLLGTLLAPLLPLFLTNNPTPNGYPWSTMTPYTNYYDQHPNTGVIRRYDFTISRGTLAPDGYELPVILVNGQFPGPTIEANWGDTIQVTVNNDIEDEGVALHWHGIQQKKTPWEDGVPGISQCPIPPGKSFTYQFVADLYGTTWYHSHYSAQYSAGLFGPLIIHGPRQKKDYDIDIGPVLLSDWYHKEYFDLVEETMQPNSPGPVFSDSNLINGKMNFNCSNVEEGDTTPCNNNAGISKFRFKRGKTHRLRLINAGGEGLQRFSIDEHTLTVIANDFVPVQPYDTKVVTLGIGQRTDVLVKADGDLDAYWMRSNISTRCSLSRAPDAVAAIYYDGADKDKPPKSQPWDIPDPGTCANDDIALTKPVMQLPLPKADLTLDLDVELHLNASNVTLWRFGGVDFRANYNSPTLLLSKLGNHSFEEQWNVRNLGDAKSVRVNVINKTPVAHPIHLHGFNMYVLHEGPGTWDGTIINKHNPLRRDVVQLQGNGHLVIQFDAAKNPGVWPFHCHIAWHVSAGFLVQFLTNPDKVEKLRIPNVVAETCRQWGTWTQSNIPAQIDSGL